In Clostridium sp. JN-1, one genomic interval encodes:
- the dinB gene encoding DNA polymerase IV, which translates to MQKIIFLVDMDAFFISCESTRHPELIKKPAAVAGDPKKRSGIILTANYAARKYGIKTTMVLNKALKLCSNLIILPPDLEFYKQKSKEVIEILARYTPIIEQNSIDEAWLDMTGSEGLFGEPLKSAKLISNQIKNELGLSSSIGISENKFLSKMASDIKKPGGITELWQKNIKEKLWPLPIKSMYGVGRQTSSKLESIGIKTIGELANSDKSRLIKKLGKIGTQIYLLANGIDTSHVKPHSHDEMKSIGKSITLPEDITSIKTANMILMRLSDEVSRSARKHGKKGHIVQIVVKYYDFKVITRQKTIPQTCIAKEIYSASAELLKNNWNEQIPLRLLGISLSGFENESTAHQISMFEISDTENAEDNSIKTYKLESTIDKIRSKYGNSIIDRAIFLDNNHWKKK; encoded by the coding sequence ATGCAGAAAATAATTTTTCTTGTTGATATGGATGCTTTCTTTATAAGTTGTGAATCAACTCGCCATCCTGAACTCATTAAAAAACCTGCTGCAGTAGCAGGCGATCCTAAAAAACGATCAGGTATAATTTTGACAGCAAATTATGCTGCCCGAAAATATGGTATAAAAACCACAATGGTCTTAAATAAAGCATTAAAGTTATGCTCAAATTTAATCATCCTTCCCCCAGATTTAGAGTTTTACAAACAAAAATCTAAAGAGGTAATAGAAATTCTTGCACGTTATACTCCTATAATAGAACAAAATAGCATAGATGAAGCGTGGCTTGATATGACAGGTTCAGAAGGCTTATTTGGAGAACCTTTAAAATCTGCAAAACTTATTTCAAATCAAATTAAAAATGAGCTTGGATTAAGTTCATCAATAGGAATATCTGAAAATAAATTTTTATCAAAAATGGCTTCTGATATCAAAAAGCCTGGAGGAATTACTGAGCTTTGGCAAAAAAATATAAAAGAAAAATTGTGGCCTCTGCCGATTAAATCTATGTATGGAGTTGGAAGACAAACTTCTTCTAAGCTAGAAAGTATCGGTATCAAAACTATAGGAGAACTTGCTAATTCAGATAAAAGCAGACTAATAAAGAAGCTTGGTAAAATTGGTACTCAAATTTACCTGCTGGCAAATGGAATTGATACTTCTCATGTTAAACCACACTCACATGATGAAATGAAATCAATTGGTAAGTCAATAACACTTCCAGAAGACATAACAAGCATTAAAACTGCAAATATGATTTTAATGCGGCTTTCTGATGAAGTTTCCAGGTCGGCTAGAAAGCATGGAAAAAAAGGTCATATAGTACAAATTGTAGTTAAGTACTATGACTTCAAAGTTATAACTAGACAAAAAACTATACCTCAAACTTGTATTGCAAAAGAAATTTACTCAGCTAGTGCTGAATTACTTAAAAATAACTGGAATGAACAAATCCCACTAAGACTTCTTGGAATAAGTCTTAGTGGATTTGAAAATGAGAGTACTGCACATCAAATATCAATGTTTGAAATATCTGATACCGAAAATGCAGAAGATAATTCAATCAAAACTTACAAATTAGAATCTACAATTGATAAGATACGAAGTAAATATGGGAATTCCATAATTGATCGTGCCATATTCTTAGATAATAATCATTGGAAGAAAAAATAA
- a CDS encoding DUF3189 family protein, whose amino-acid sequence MIVIYHDVGGAHSTVAAANIHIGKLPMDRVPDTKELISLPTFDKITKDELGHLIYIGKDEFNTKVYTLGRKYAPNIVIPAIQDMCSICNKDSKELLIIDTKPTVNFLMNVGGFTSRKLHLVSIGRPIVLKGTQQAYMDIVKLVQGVKSTLKLSIK is encoded by the coding sequence ATGATTGTAATATATCACGATGTTGGTGGTGCTCATTCTACAGTTGCAGCAGCAAATATACATATTGGAAAGCTTCCAATGGATAGGGTTCCCGATACAAAAGAATTAATTAGTTTACCAACTTTCGATAAAATTACAAAGGACGAACTTGGTCATTTGATTTATATTGGGAAGGATGAATTCAATACAAAGGTATATACCTTAGGAAGAAAATATGCTCCAAACATAGTAATACCTGCTATTCAAGATATGTGCTCTATTTGTAACAAAGATAGCAAAGAACTTTTAATTATTGATACAAAACCAACAGTTAACTTTCTCATGAACGTAGGAGGGTTTACTTCAAGAAAATTACACTTAGTGAGTATTGGAAGACCAATAGTATTAAAAGGCACTCAGCAAGCTTATATGGATATAGTAAAGTTGGTTCAAGGCGTGAAAAGCACTTTAAAGTTATCTATAAAATGA